One window of the Bos indicus x Bos taurus breed Angus x Brahman F1 hybrid chromosome 8, Bos_hybrid_MaternalHap_v2.0, whole genome shotgun sequence genome contains the following:
- the LINGO2 gene encoding leucine-rich repeat and immunoglobulin-like domain-containing nogo receptor-interacting protein 2 — protein sequence MLHTALSCWQPFLGLAVVLIFMGSTIGCPARCECSAQNKSVSCHRRRLIAIPEGIPIETKILDLSKNRLKSINPEEFISYPLLEEIDLSDNIIANVEPGAFNNLFNLRSLRLKGNRLKLVPLGVFTGLSNLTKLDISENKIVILLDYMFQDLHNLKSLEVGDNDLVYISHRAFSGLLSLEQLTLEKCNLTAVPTEALSHLRSLISLHLKHLNINNMPVYAFKRLFHLKHLEIDYWPLLDMMPANSLYGLNLTSLSITNTNLSTIPFLAFKHLVYLTHLNLSYNPISTIEAGMFSDLIRLQELHIVGAQLRTIEPHSFQGLRFLRVLNVSQNLLETLEENVFSSPRALEVLSINNNPLTCDCRLLWILQRHPTLQFGGQQPMCAGPDTIRERSFKDFHSTALSFYFTCKKPKIREKKLQHLLVDEGQTVQLECNADGDPQPVISWVTPRRRFITTKSNGRATVLGDGTLEIRFAQDQDSGMYVCIASNAAGNDTFTASLTVKGFASDRFLYANRTPMYMTDSNDTISNGTNANTFSLDLKTILVSTAMGCFTFLGVVLFCFLLLFVWSRGKGKHKNSIDLEYVPRKNNGAVVEGEVAGPRRFNMKMI from the coding sequence ATGCTTCACACGGCCTTATCATGTTGGCAGCCATTCCTGGGTCTGGCTGTGGTCTTAATCTTCATGGGATCCACCATTGGCTGCCCTGCTCGCTGTGAGTGCTCGGCCCAGAACAAATCTGTTAGCTGCCACAGGAGGAGGTTGATCGCCATCCCAGAGGGCATTCCCATCGAGACCAAAATCTTGGACCTCAGCAAGAACAGGCTTAAAAGCATCAACCCCGAAGAATTCATCTCTTACCCTCTGCTGGAGGAGATAGACTTGAGTGACAACATCATTGCCAATGTGGAGCCGGGAGCCTTTAACAATCTCTTCAACCTGCGTTCCCTCCGCCTGAAGGGCAATCGCCTAAAGTTGGTCCCTTTGGGGGTCTTCACGGGCCTCTCCAACCTCACCAAGCTTGACATTAGTGAGAATAAGATTGTCATTTTACTGGACTACATGTTCCAGGATTTGCATAACCTGAAGTCTCTGGAAGTGGGGGACAACGATTTGGTTTATATATCACACCGGGCCTTCAGTGGGCTGCTTAGCTTGGAGCAGCTCACACTGGAGAAATGTAACCTCACTGCAGTACCCACAGAAGCCCTCTCACACCTCCGCAGCCTCATCAGCCTGCACCTGAAGCATCTCAATATCAACAACATGCCCGTGTATGCCTTTAAAAGACTGTTCCACCTGAAACATCTCGAGATTGACTACTGGCCTTTACTGGATATGATGCCTGCCAATAGCCTCTACGGTCTCAAcctcacctccctctccatcaccaacaccaaCCTATCCACCATCCCCTTCCTTGCCTTTAAACACCTGGTCTACCTGACCCATCTGAACCTCTCCTACAATCCCATCAGCACTATTGAGGCAGGCATGTTCTCTGACCTGATCCGCCTCCAAGAGCTTCATATAGTGGGGGCCCAGCTCCGCACCATTGAGCCTCACTCCTTCCAAGGGCTCCGCTTCCTTCGTGTGCTCAACGTGTCTCAGAACCTTCTGGAAACTCTGGAAGAGAACGTCTTCTCCTCCCCGAGGGCTTTGGAGGTCCTGAGCATTAACAACAATCCTCTGACCTGCGACTGCCGTCTCCTATGGATCCTGCAGCGGCACCCAACCCTGCAGTTCGGTGGCCAGCAGCCCATGTGTGCTGGCCCAGACACTATCCGAGAGAGGTCATTCAAAGATTTCCACAGCACTGCCCTTTCTTTTTACTTCACCTGCAAAAAACCCAAAATCCGTGAAAAGAAGTTGCAGCACCTGCTTGTGGATGAGGGGCAGACGGTCCAGCTGGAATGCAATGCCGATGGAGACCCTCAGCCTGTGATCTCCTGGGTGACACCTCGAAGGCGGTTCATCACCACCAAGTCCAATGGAAGAGCCACCGTGCTGGGTGATGGCACCTTGGAGATCCGCTTCGCCCAGGATCAAGACAGCGGGATGTATGTCTGCATCGCTAGCAATGCTGCCGGGAACGACACCTTCACGGCCTCCTTAACTGTCAAAGGATTCGCTTCAGACCGCTTCCTTTATGCCAACAGGACCCCTATGTACATGACCGACTCCAATGACACCATTTCCAATGGCACCAACGCCAATACTTTCTCCCTGGACCTTAAGACAATACTGGTGTCGACAGCCATGGGCTGTTTCACCTTCCTGGGAGTGGTGTTATTTTGCTTTCTCCTCCTTTTTGTGTGGAGCCGAGGGAAAGGCAAACACAAAAACAGCATTGACCTTGAGTACGTGCCCCGAAAAAACAATGGTGCTGTCGTGGAAGGGGAGGTGGCTGGACCCAGGAGGTTCAACATGAAAATGATTTGA